In Phaeobacter piscinae, one genomic interval encodes:
- a CDS encoding H-NS family nucleoid-associated regulatory protein, whose amino-acid sequence MAVDLTSMSRKELLELQTNVEKALKDAEQRERIEALKAAEEAAAKFGFSLDEIAGNGRSTAKKTKAAPKYRNPQNPEETWTGRGRKPHWVHAALTSGVDISDLEI is encoded by the coding sequence ATGGCCGTTGACCTCACATCGATGTCGCGAAAAGAGCTTTTGGAATTGCAGACGAACGTTGAAAAGGCGTTGAAAGACGCAGAGCAGCGCGAACGTATCGAAGCACTAAAAGCCGCTGAAGAAGCCGCCGCCAAATTCGGTTTCTCGTTGGATGAAATTGCTGGCAATGGCCGTAGCACTGCCAAGAAAACCAAGGCCGCTCCGAAATACCGCAACCCTCAAAACCCGGAAGAAACCTGGACTGGCCGTGGCCGCAAACCACATTGGGTTCATGCAGCACTGACCTCTGGCGTTGATATCTCCGACCTGGAAATCTGA
- a CDS encoding urea carboxylase-associated family protein, producing the protein MSNTELPNAETGLPSDAEERRAIPPVICYPNETLPKPDLPRYLAARETAQKTDEVVVAPRQAACFRVAAGSFFRITSVEGAQVGDLNLWNDADLNERFFSGKTRALHGTHVTAGERLWSTLPHLRPMATIVADSLGWYGIDSYGGSVHDVIGTRCDPYTGNLLGGGHYHHCCHSNLTRALADELNLSLADAERHVHDVLNVFMCTGFTRDTGQYFMKASPVRPGDYLEFFAEIDLLGALSACPGGDCGSEHTSDSAACYPLLVEVFTPEGTALDGWQSPARNGYDGSHGRS; encoded by the coding sequence ATGTCCAATACTGAGCTCCCAAACGCCGAGACAGGGTTGCCGTCAGATGCGGAGGAGCGCCGCGCGATCCCGCCAGTGATCTGCTATCCCAACGAAACGCTGCCAAAGCCGGATTTGCCACGATACCTTGCAGCGCGTGAGACAGCGCAGAAGACCGATGAGGTGGTTGTTGCCCCGCGCCAGGCGGCTTGTTTTCGTGTCGCAGCCGGCAGTTTTTTCCGAATTACATCGGTCGAAGGGGCGCAGGTGGGGGACCTGAACCTCTGGAACGACGCCGATCTGAACGAGCGGTTTTTCTCCGGCAAGACGCGGGCATTGCACGGAACCCATGTGACAGCCGGGGAGAGACTGTGGAGCACACTGCCGCATCTGCGCCCCATGGCAACCATTGTTGCCGATAGTCTTGGCTGGTACGGAATCGACAGCTACGGCGGTTCAGTACATGACGTGATCGGCACACGCTGCGATCCCTATACCGGCAATCTTCTCGGCGGCGGCCATTATCACCATTGCTGCCACTCCAATTTGACCCGCGCACTGGCTGATGAACTGAACCTATCGCTGGCAGACGCGGAGCGGCATGTACACGACGTTCTGAACGTTTTCATGTGCACCGGGTTTACCCGCGATACCGGGCAGTATTTCATGAAGGCCAGTCCGGTGCGCCCCGGTGACTATCTTGAGTTTTTCGCCGAAATCGACCTGTTGGGCGCATTAAGTGCGTGTCCTGGGGGCGATTGTGGATCGGAACACACCAGCGACAGCGCTGCGTGCTACCCGCTGTTGGTAGAGGTCTTTACGCCCGAGGGCACTGCGTTGGACGGCTGGCAATCACCTGCGCGCAATGGCTACGATGGCAGTCATGGGCGCAGCTGA
- the deoD gene encoding purine-nucleoside phosphorylase yields the protein MTVHIGAAKGEIAETVLLPGDPYRAKWAAETFLKDVRLINEVRGMLGFTGTWNGHPVTIQGSGMGMPSLSIYVNELIRDYGAKTLIRIGSCGGMQDKVKIRDVILAMTATTTGSPSRGIFKEVNFAPCADWSLLQAAVKAAETHDLTPHVGGIYSSDVFYDERPDLNEQMVRHGILGVEMEAAELYTLAARYGCRALAVLTVSDHLGTGEALPSDQRERSFGDMVEIALEAAFA from the coding sequence ATGACTGTTCATATCGGGGCCGCCAAGGGCGAGATTGCCGAAACCGTTTTGTTGCCAGGAGACCCCTACCGCGCAAAATGGGCTGCTGAGACATTTTTGAAAGATGTGCGCCTTATAAATGAGGTGCGCGGAATGCTGGGGTTCACCGGTACATGGAATGGTCATCCGGTGACGATTCAGGGCAGCGGGATGGGCATGCCATCCCTGTCAATCTACGTGAATGAACTGATCCGCGACTATGGAGCAAAAACCCTGATCCGCATCGGATCCTGTGGCGGCATGCAAGATAAGGTGAAGATCCGCGATGTGATCCTCGCCATGACAGCGACAACCACTGGCTCTCCATCACGCGGGATTTTCAAAGAGGTCAATTTCGCTCCCTGTGCCGATTGGTCCCTGCTTCAGGCGGCCGTGAAAGCCGCTGAGACCCATGATTTGACCCCGCATGTCGGCGGCATCTATTCGTCAGATGTGTTCTACGATGAACGCCCGGATCTGAACGAACAAATGGTGCGCCACGGCATTCTGGGCGTCGAGATGGAGGCTGCTGAACTTTACACGCTTGCAGCGCGCTACGGATGTCGCGCCTTGGCAGTGCTGACCGTGTCCGACCACCTTGGTACAGGCGAGGCGCTGCCCTCCGATCAGCGCGAACGCAGCTTCGGAGATATGGTGGAAATCGCACTTGAGGCGGCTTTCGCCTGA